The nucleotide sequence AAACGGGGGCATCTAAAGGACTCAATACACAGAAGGCCTTATTCATCGGGCATCTGTTTTCGGACATAATACTGAGACTGCACATAACAATATTCCCAACATTTTCAACtttgttgctttttttcccctcacaGCTGTTGGTGTCTCATTGGCCCATGCATACCAGGGGACTTTTCTGACAAAGAAATCTAACTTAGGCCGTTTTGGTTCTCAGTCCCCGTCCTGTACACACCCAGTGTGTGGGGGGAAGCCCTGAGCCATGACTGGAGCTTTCCTCACGTTCAGGTTCTCTCTCCTACATGGAGAAGGAGAAGTGGAAGATATTCCTTCTGAATGAAgctttccctcctcccccgaaAAGTCAGTATATGAAGAATATCCTAATGGGTTCATCTTTGTGCACATCATGACAGGCATCAACCTCATTCATATCCCAAAGCATGCACAGAACTGTATCAACTGCCAAATTTATGTTTGCTTTTTGTAATACTTGCACTTCCTTTTGGAACCTGTGAGGTGCACTTGAATGTTCGTTTTGATCAGTCTGCTAACTCTTAAGACAACTGATACTATTTTGGGTCTCTTTTTTGCCACATTTCCTTGGTCTCAGATTGCATCTGCGGATACATGATGGTCTTCTCTCTCACTATACGGAGCACAGAATAGTTGCCTGGGATTGATACTTCTATAAGCAAAGCCATTATCGCCTACATGGACTTTCCTGTGCTGAATTAGAGTCGAGTTATGACCAAAGCATTTCTCACAGTCAGCACATTTATAAGGTCTCTCCCCCGTGTGCGTTCGCTGGTGCTCAATCAGAGACGAGCTGCACCGGAAGCTTTTCTCACACTCGGCGCATTTATacggtttctctccagtgtgggtCCGCTGATGTCGAAGAAGAGTGGAATTATCCaggaagcttttcccacactGTGCACATTTGTACAGTCTTTCTCCTGTGTGCGTTCTCTGGTGTCGCAGAAGAGTGGAATTATCCatgaagcttttctcacattcagtacatttgtAGGGTCTCtcaccagtgtggattctctgatggttAATCAGCTGGCTTTTCTGAATAAAGCCTCGCTCACATTCTCCGCATTTATAAAGTCTCTCCCCCGTGTGAGTCCTTCGATGCCGCACAAGAGCAGAGCTATCAATAAAGCTTTTCTCACACTCAGCACACTTATACGGTCTCTCACCAGTGTGGGTTCTTTGGTGTCGAGAAACGGCTGGGATATCAATAAAACATTTGTCACATTCAGGGCATTTATATGGTTTCTCTTTTGTAGGTGTTCTCCTGTGTCTAATAATGAGAGTCGATTCTTCACTAAAGCTATTCTCGCAAATGGAATATTCATACAATCTCACTTTGGCATGAATTTTCTGGTGTTGAAGAAGAGCAGAGTTGTGgctaaaacatttttcacatgcCGTACACTGATATGGTCTCTCTCCGGTGTGGATCCGATAATGAACTTTAAGGTGTTCCTTCTGACTGAAACCTTTTTCACACTCTGCACATTTATATGGTCTTTCCCCGGTGTGGATCCTCTGATGCTGGACAAGAGCTGAGCTCTgattgaagcttttatcacaatCAGGACATTTGTATGGTCTTTCCCCAGTGTGGATCCTCTGATGCTGAATAAGAGACGTGCTACGGCTGAAGCTTTTCTCACAATCAACACACCTGtatggtctctctcctgtatgTGTTCTCTGATGTCGATTAAGAGTTGAGTTATTTAAAAAACTCTTCTCGCACTCTCCGCACTTGTATAGTCTCTTTCCGGTGTGTATCCTCTGGTGTCGTAAAAGATCACAGCTATCAGTGAAGTTTGTATCACACTCAGGACAGTTATATGGTTTCTCTTCAGTGTAGGGTCTGTTCGATCCAACAAGGGAGGGAATCTCATTGAAGTTTTTATCACAATCAGTGTATTCATAAGGTTTCTCTTCCAGGTGGGTTTCTTGGGGTTGGAAAAGGCTTAAATTAGTGGTGGAGCTCTTCACTCCATCAGCATATGTATCCAGTCTCTCACAGTTAGGGTAACCAGGCTGGATCTCTGCCTGGGTTTGTTCGGGCAGGTATGTCACCATCCTCCCAACCACATCATGCTCTGCGGTGTTATCTGGTCTGATCCCAGCAGGTCTCTTCTCCTGGCTGCTGCAgcttttcctggcattgaagggTTCGGGACCCTTCTTCACTTCCGAGGACATCTCACACCAGTTCTTCTCCCCCACGTCTGCTCAGAGATTCATCATCTACTGGATAAAAAGCAGAGTGCAGACACGGTCATTGATATTTGGGAAAGGAAGACAGCAGGCAGGCTCTTAAGAGAAGGCATAGCTGAGCGGTTTCTGCTTAGAGGTCCCTGGCTACAGTCCTTCATCAGTAACACATATCTTTTTTCATGGACGAGGTAATAGGAATCTTAAACTAACGTTTGACTTGTAATTTTACATGTTGCATTTCCAGGTTAGGGACCTGCACTCATCAGAAAAATCACTATCTGTGTCCTTTttctctaccaccaattcccagCTCTGTGCTTCTCACCTGGCTgtgccatgtgcttggaatactCTTCCTGAACTGGTACATTATTCTCCCTCTCTCGCCGTGTTTAAATCTATCCTAAAGACTCAcctttttgagactgcttttaaatcttaggcccgATTGTCTGCtattagcctcattaactaactttcttttttaaccactgtcttactttatgaaatgccccaagtcccttgtcctatatgtttgtcttattagactgtaagctctagtgagcagggactgtcttttttgtacagcgctgtgtgtgtcatgtagcgctatagaaatgttaggtAGTAGTAGCAGAAACTGGCTCCGTTTTCTGATCGCATTTAACTCAGAGCAAGAAATAATCAAGCAGTATGTGCTGGAATGACAACCAGCACACATCACAGTCCCAACCACAGCTTAGGCACTTCCTCTTCTCAAAGCAGGCACAAAAGGAAGAATATCCCCACCACCCAGCAGGGAAGAAAGGAGGACCCCTCCCGGCAAGCAGAGAAAGACATCAGATCCCTTCATCTGCCAGCAGGTAGAAGATGAAGATGCTACATCCCCCCTCCTCTTAGCAGGTAGGAGGAAAAGTGCAACCCACCCCTCCCAACAAGGAGGAGGGACTCCTTCCCAGCAGGCACGAGAGGGGCATCTTCTCATGCCCAACACAGGAGAGGGGTGCTCTTTACAAGCTCTCATTCCCCTCTTTAGTGACTGTGCCACATAGCTGCATTTACTACTTCTGATTTGATCTTTCAGCGTGGGCAACTGCTGTGCTCTTCTTGTGGTGTCAGGTGACTTTGGTATCAGGGGAgaatgggaggagaggggggaaggcTGAAATgcgagagaaaggagaaagaggaagatgggagaggtgggggagggggatatggaaagggagagaagctgtaagataataaaaggaccaggcggaactccatgaagttagcaagtagctcatttaaaacaaatcgaagaaaattcttttttcactcagtgcatagttaagctctggaattcattgccagaggatgtggttatgacagttagtgtaactgggtttaaaaaagggttggataagtacctagaggaaaaatccataaactgctattaatcagtatggaatagtagcttgagatcta is from Rhinatrema bivittatum chromosome 2, aRhiBiv1.1, whole genome shotgun sequence and encodes:
- the LOC115083958 gene encoding zinc finger protein 883-like, which codes for MSSEVKKGPEPFNARKSCSSQEKRPAGIRPDNTAEHDVVGRMVTYLPEQTQAEIQPGYPNCERLDTYADGVKSSTTNLSLFQPQETHLEEKPYEYTDCDKNFNEIPSLVGSNRPYTEEKPYNCPECDTNFTDSCDLLRHQRIHTGKRLYKCGECEKSFLNNSTLNRHQRTHTGERPYRCVDCEKSFSRSTSLIQHQRIHTGERPYKCPDCDKSFNQSSALVQHQRIHTGERPYKCAECEKGFSQKEHLKVHYRIHTGERPYQCTACEKCFSHNSALLQHQKIHAKVRLYEYSICENSFSEESTLIIRHRRTPTKEKPYKCPECDKCFIDIPAVSRHQRTHTGERPYKCAECEKSFIDSSALVRHRRTHTGERLYKCGECERGFIQKSQLINHQRIHTGERPYKCTECEKSFMDNSTLLRHQRTHTGERLYKCAQCGKSFLDNSTLLRHQRTHTGEKPYKCAECEKSFRCSSSLIEHQRTHTGERPYKCADCEKCFGHNSTLIQHRKVHVGDNGFAYRSINPRQLFCAPYSEREDHHVSADAI